One segment of Streptomyces sp. NA02950 DNA contains the following:
- the dnaJ gene encoding molecular chaperone DnaJ: MSTKDFVEKDYYKVLGVPKDATEAEIKKAYRKLAREFHPDANKGDAKAEERFKEISEANDILGDPKRRKEYDEARSLFGNGGFRPGPGGPGGTGSFNFDLGDLFGGGGGAGGFGGGLGDVFGGLFNRGGTSRTQPRRGQDIESEVTLSFTEAVEGATVPLRMSSQAPCKACSGTGDRNGTPRVCPTCVGTGQVSRGGGGGFSLTDPCVECRGRGLIAQNPCDTCKGSGRARSARTMQVRIPAGVSDGQRIRLRGKGAPGETGGPAGDLYVIVHVDPHPVFGRKGDNLTVTVPVSLPEAALGGEIKVPTLGGPPVTLKLPAGTPNGRTMRARGKGAVRKDGTRGDLLVTVEVTVPKDLSDSAREALESYREATAGEDPRAELFKAAKGA, translated from the coding sequence ATGAGCACCAAGGACTTCGTCGAGAAGGACTACTACAAGGTTCTCGGCGTCCCCAAGGACGCGACCGAGGCGGAGATCAAGAAGGCGTACCGGAAGCTCGCGCGCGAGTTCCATCCGGACGCCAACAAGGGCGACGCCAAGGCGGAGGAGCGCTTCAAGGAGATCTCCGAGGCCAATGACATCCTCGGCGACCCCAAGCGGCGCAAGGAGTACGACGAGGCCCGCTCGCTGTTCGGGAACGGCGGCTTCCGCCCCGGTCCCGGCGGCCCGGGCGGCACCGGCAGTTTCAACTTCGACCTGGGCGACCTCTTCGGCGGCGGCGGTGGCGCGGGCGGTTTCGGCGGTGGACTGGGGGACGTCTTCGGCGGCCTCTTCAACCGCGGCGGCACCTCCCGCACCCAGCCGAGGCGTGGTCAGGACATCGAGTCCGAGGTGACGCTGAGCTTCACCGAGGCGGTGGAGGGGGCCACGGTCCCCTTGCGGATGTCCAGTCAGGCCCCGTGCAAGGCGTGTTCCGGCACCGGCGACCGGAACGGCACCCCCAGGGTCTGCCCGACCTGCGTCGGCACCGGACAGGTCAGCCGCGGTGGCGGGGGCGGTTTCTCGCTCACCGACCCGTGTGTGGAGTGCCGGGGGCGCGGGCTGATCGCGCAGAACCCGTGCGACACCTGCAAGGGCAGCGGACGGGCCCGTTCCGCCCGCACCATGCAGGTCCGGATCCCCGCGGGCGTCAGCGACGGCCAGCGGATCCGGCTGCGTGGCAAGGGCGCCCCGGGCGAGACCGGCGGTCCGGCCGGTGACCTCTACGTCATCGTCCATGTGGACCCGCATCCGGTCTTCGGCCGCAAGGGCGACAACCTGACCGTCACGGTGCCCGTCTCCCTTCCGGAGGCGGCGCTCGGCGGTGAGATCAAGGTGCCGACGCTGGGCGGCCCCCCGGTCACCCTGAAGCTGCCGGCCGGCACGCCCAACGGCCGGACGATGCGCGCCCGCGGCAAGGGCGCGGTCCGCAAGGACGGCACCCGGGGCGATCTGCTGGTCACCGTCGAGGTCACGGTGCCGAAGGACCTCAGCGACTCGGCGCGCGAGGCGCTGGAGTCGTATCGCGAGGCGACCGCGGGTGAGGATCCGCGGGCGGAGCTGTTCAAGGCCGCGAAGGGAGCGTGA
- the grpE gene encoding nucleotide exchange factor GrpE has protein sequence MTEETPGFEEQPDVPSEAAQTPDDAAKGAGSADKAGPAPAGDLEQVAIQAQLDQVRTALNERTADLQRLQAEYQNYRRRVERDRVSVKEVAVANLLSELLPVLDDIGRAREHGELVGGFKSVGESLETVAAKLGLQQFGKEGEPFDPLVHEALMHSYAPDVTETTCVQILQPGYRIGERTIRPARVAVAEPQPGATPTKGGEGEGPAADEESGGPDEG, from the coding sequence GTGACGGAGGAGACCCCGGGCTTCGAGGAGCAGCCCGACGTCCCCTCCGAAGCCGCGCAGACCCCTGACGACGCGGCGAAGGGCGCCGGGTCCGCCGACAAGGCGGGTCCGGCCCCGGCAGGGGACCTCGAGCAGGTGGCCATTCAGGCGCAGCTGGACCAGGTCCGTACCGCCCTCAACGAGCGGACGGCCGACCTCCAGCGACTCCAGGCCGAGTACCAGAACTACCGGCGCCGGGTCGAGCGGGACCGGGTCTCGGTCAAGGAGGTCGCCGTGGCGAACCTGCTGTCCGAGCTGCTGCCCGTGCTCGACGACATCGGCCGTGCCCGTGAGCACGGTGAGCTCGTCGGCGGCTTCAAGTCCGTCGGTGAATCGCTGGAGACGGTGGCGGCGAAGCTGGGCCTCCAGCAGTTCGGCAAGGAGGGCGAGCCCTTCGACCCGCTGGTGCACGAGGCCCTGATGCACTCGTACGCGCCGGATGTCACCGAGACGACGTGCGTGCAGATTCTGCAGCCGGGGTATCGAATCGGCGAACGTACGATCCGACCGGCGCGGGTCGCGGTCGCCGAGCCCCAGCCGGGCGCCACCCCCACCAAGGGCGGCGAGGGCGAGGGACCGGCCGCGGACGAGGAGAGCGGTGGCCCGGACGAGGGCTGA